Proteins encoded within one genomic window of Humulus lupulus chromosome 1, drHumLupu1.1, whole genome shotgun sequence:
- the LOC133803354 gene encoding uncharacterized protein LOC133803354 — protein MDKCVHDLKIEVSYTCLSQSVKPTVIKNDRHVREFIGLALKFVEKLIPLCVTLIKKGGVRNASASASVNKEVQFEDNISPPCHGFKGTQGDVETCVPETNPDVIVHDDISVRDPSYVHDTAEYDPYSYEPYVNDDLIADATDLGGPDVRADFPTQSSDVMVDEERRIEDRQTPETSSSRPGLSKTDDSFRWSAPLDLGEDRRTWGAPMFTKEDIDASHQHHSSTSKASGELHLGKFFQNKFELKTKASIFAMKNNFEFMVNKSGTDVRYITCKDPDCGWRLRGKKKKRSEMFEITVFNEVHTC, from the coding sequence atggataaatgtgtgcatgacttgaaaattgaggtctcgtacacatgcctatcacaatccgtcaaacctaccgttataaaaaatgataggcatgtgcgtgaattcattgggttagcattgAAATTTgtagagaagctcattcctctatgtgtgacattgattaagaagggaggtgtaagaaatgcatcggcttctgccagtgttaataaagaagttcaatTTGAAGAcaacatttctcctccatgtcatggtttcaaaggaactcaaggtgacgttgaaacatgtgttcccgagacaaatccggatgtcatagtccatgatgatatctcGGTTAGAGATCCGTCATATGTGCATGACACagcggagtacgatccctatagctacgaaccttatgtcaacgacgatcttattgctgatgcaacagatcttggtgggccagatgttagggcagattttccaacacagagttcagatgttatggtagatgaggagcgcagaatagaagatCGGCAAACACCTGAGACCAGTAGTAGTCGTCCAGGTCTAAGTAaaaccgatgatagttttagatggagtgctccattggacttaggtgaagatcgtagaacatggggtgctcccatgtttaccaaagaggatatagatgcctcacatcaacatcattcctcaactagcaaagcttcaggagaattgcaccttgggaagttctttcagaacaagtttgaattgaaaactaaagcatccatatttgcgatgaagaataattttgagtttatggtaaataaatctgggactgatgtgcggtacattacctgcaaggatcctgattgtggttggagattgaggggtaagaaaaaaaagcgatctgaaatgttcgagatcACTGTATTCAATGAAGTACACACTTGCTAA